CATTTCATAGCAAACAAAGCTGTAATGTTTACTTTCTTGTCGAACCAATCCTTCCTTTTAGGACAATCCTTCTTGAAGTGTCCTACTTCCTTACAAAAGAAACACTTCTTTTCCTTCTGGAGTTGACTTTGAGGTCCTTTCACGAAGTTCTTAACATTCCTTTTGTCCTTCCTACTTGATGTTATTTTGCTGCTATTGGCACTTCCAAGACCTACGAGGTTAGCAACTTGATCTTTCATCTTCCTTAGTCTGCCCTCCTCTTGAATTAGCATAGCCTTTAATTCCTTAAAGTTCCATTTATCCTTAATGGTGTTGTAATTCACCTGGAACTGGCTAAATTCAAGATTCAGAGGTAGAGAGTTCATGATGAATTGGACCAAGAATTGCTCATGTACCTCCATTCCCAAGGTCGTTAACTTTGCTGCCAGATTAGACATGTGCGTCAAATGATCATGGATTGGCTGAGACCAGTCAAACTTCTTTGTAGTTAGCTCATTCATGAGACTTCCTACAATCGACTTGTCAGCCAATTCCGATTGTGAACACTCCTTAATTTTCTCTATGAATTCCCTTGCTTTCATTGTCTTAGGCATCAATGGCTTAATACTTTCTGCTATCGTCAACCTCATAAGGTTCAAGCTCAGCCTATTAGATCACTCCCATCTTTCATAACGAGACTTTCATATTCGGAGCTATCTACTGTAATAGCTGAGGGTTCCTCATCAGTTAGTGAGCGGAGTCTAAAGCCATTACACTCAATGTAAACTGGATTTGCTCGAACCACTCACATAGTTGAAGCCATTAAACTTTACCACAGAGTCAGCAGATGCAAACACATTTGATGAAGCTGCAAGCATTCATACATGTTTACCCATTAGTGCTTTGagactttaatatatattcagacTAATAGAAACTTTAacacttatattttaaataacctttagacaatatttacatataagtaCTTTCACTTATgctaattatatattctttaatattaatcaaatcaacACTAGTCAAATAAATATGTTATCTTTAGATATACATATTATTCACTATAGTAGAAAAATGattaattcttttctttttattaattattcatGATCTTctagaatataaataataatttaattggtCAATCAAACTTTTATGTCATTTAGCATCCTTGATCTTGATCAATTATAAactctataatttttaatatctatatgtCATATAACAAGGTCACTTTGGTGACtatcatattatatacatataaacattaaaatatctAAGGGAAAACTACTTAAATTGTGTTAATATTTCATAACACAATTACTTAATCATTAAAATGCAGCAGaagcatttttttaaaaaattatttattttaatttaataaaataacacctttattaattcaaatatgCATTTACTTTGATAAATGATTTCAGTTTATGCATACTAGATGAATTACCATGTGCTAACAGTCATGTGTATGCTATCAAATGTTAATGAATAACAGAACGCACTCTTTCATGCATGCAATCTTACGTAACGattcaaacatcaaataaaCTCTGATTAATTATGAATCTACTCTCATTCATGAATGACTTAATTAATAATCCAGATATTTCTTATCGCATGATGCCAAACGTTAATATTATGAGTGCAATTCCTTTACGGTTATTACCGAAAACGTAAACCTTGTGAATTAACAATATTCCAAAATATTTAAGGAAATTCACTAATTTACTTCACGGTAACAACAGTAAAACCCTGATTTCAATTCAACAGTTTTATTCAAACAAGCATATTAACCCACACATGAACCGTCgtgactttttaaaaattaatcagTATTTAACCATGCAAAACACCTTTTACGACAACTATAGTTAACCGTATTGCATCATTACACACTTCCATTTTCATTGTTGTCGTACTTGATCATTTAAGTTCAAAAATTCAGTGCGAACGTTTCACAAGCATCACTTAACAAACAGATTCAGTCAATGATTAATTAATCAAATCTAAgacggctctgataccacatgttattttatttcttcACCAAGACCTAATTTAGATTTGCCTTAATTCAATCCTAACATGTTTCTAAAGAAAGTAGAAACACTAACCTTGATCCATGCATGGATGCAATCCCACCAATTGATGTTCTCCTCTTTAACCTTCTCCTTTTGGTGATTTCCTTGATGGACAAGAAATCCCAAACCTTCCTTAATCTCTCTTGTTGATTATCAGTATAATTATTATGTGTTTTTGAAAGACTCTCGTTTTCTTACATGCATATAAGACAATGCACACGAGGCTTTTATATTAGTCAAAGGGTTGTGTGTTGCAATACAACTCTTCCTAATTATAATAACCGTAACACAATGTACACTGATGAGTTGATTACACTCAGAGAcacttttttactttttcttacACCTAGACACTTCTTACATGTGACACACTTTGTTGTGGGCCATCAACAGATACTGAACAATTTTGTCCTTAGTAGAAACGACAATTGTAGACGGGTGATGCATGGATGCGTGATTTATGGACGGAGTATACGTGGATGGGTGATGTGTGGATGAGTGATGAATAATATGTGGATAGATGATGTTAATGTGTGGACAAACGATGTTAATGTGTTTTATAGTAGATAAACCTCaccaaaagaaatttttttttttgtctataccTAAGTTCTATGTTTTGATACGACAAATTGTGGAGTGAATCAAAACCACTACATATGTTTTTGATACAATTGCTTGTCACTGCCAAAAAGTTTAAGTGAAACCAATAATACATGGATATAAAACAAAAGTTGTGGACAAGGTTTTGTATACATGAAAATTTATCCATAAATTTGTGTCCGCATCTACAAACAAGTGCAAACAAATATGCCGTCTTcctccgagagagagagagtgatgaATAATATGTGGACAGACGATGTTAATGTGTGGACAAACGATGTTAATGTGTTTTATAGTAGATAACCCTCaccaaaagaaattttttttttgtctataccTAAGTTCTATGTTTTGATACGACAAATTGTGGACTGAATCAAAACCATTACATATGTTTTTGATACAATTGCTTGTCACTGCCAAAAAGTTTAAGTGAAACCAATAATATATGGATATAAAACAAAAGTTGTGGACAAGGTTTTGTATACATGAAAATTTATCCATAAATTTGTGTCCGCATCTACAAACAAGTGTAAACAAATATGCCGTCTTcctccgagagagagagagagagagagagagagagagagagagagagagagagagagagagagagagagagagagagagagagagagagagagagagagagagagagagagagagagagagagagagagagagacgagagagagagagagagagagagagcgagagagagagagagagagagagagagagagagagagagagagagagaggagagagagagagagagagagagagagagagatcgaggagagagagagagatcgagcagagagagagaggagagagagagagaagagagagagagaggagagaggagagagacgagagggagagagggagaggagagagagagagagggagagagggagagagagagagggagggagagagagagagagagagggagagatagagagagactTTCTCCATGACCATATCCAATCCAAAGCAACGTAACTAGCTCTCGATCTCAGATAAAGTAGCTCTACCAATGGATAGACAGTTATGATCGAGCTGTCTTATCGGATTTCGAGAGCTAGTTGCATTAGATTGGATGTTATCACATGGGAAGTCTCCAACAGATCGGTGTACATCAGTTCGAAATATGAAACCTTTAGTGAGTTAGAACCGAAACTCGATCATGGTGGGGTGTCGGCGGTGCCGGTGATGATGGGAATAACGGTGGAAACATGGTTATGCCTGGAGATTATGGTGAAGAACAAATTTTTAAAGGTATCAACCAACGGCCTTTGTGTTAAAAAATTTCACGTCCACAACTAACTTATAATTCTATTATCCACGCTTTGGTGTCCACATCCACAttcaaatttgttaatatatacaatatatatatgaaaatagatctttaaagatagataattttatatataatttattgtaacaattatttttgtttagtatattttagaatttgagataaaagtaaatgaaatcataaggtgaaatgagaaaaacaataaagtagaataagaagaggagagagattaGTGTGATACATAAGAAAGAAGAAAGTCATATGAGTCATTTTCACAAGAAAAAGTGTGTCTCAAATGTGAAGTGTCTTGTAATGTAATTAGAATGTGGGGATGAAGTTTTTACTCCAATATATTCATCTATAATAGAAGATTGCTATTCTGGACAAAAGAAACACACCATTTTGGAGAGGCGACAAAAAAGGCGATAAAGGCGATTAGAGGTTACGACCGAGAACGGCATGAGTACGGTGGATCCGCCGGGGTTACCTCCATCTCCGCGGAGTGGGGGTCGATCTCAGGAGGGTACGCAAGGTTCTGATCAAGGGGCACGACACAATCTAACCATTTTGGATCCAGATCAAATCACTGATTTGGATTCACGGAGTCTTATGATGGATGGATCGAAGGTTGCGTCACCAAGGAGGATAGATCTGgaaaggaaggataagggaccGATTCAAGACACGATTTCTGGAGGATCTAAAGGATCATGGGTTGGAGCGGTTCAAGGGCAAAAAGTTCTGAAGAAATACGGCGTTGAGGTAACGATGAAGGATGGAATTGGTTCGGTAACGGTCCCGGAGGAGATCACGAAGGATGTTGCACCACTTTGGGATGACTTCCTTATTGGAAAATTCCTGGACACCGCTCCGCACATTGCTAAGGTCCATGCGATAGTCAATAAGGTCTGGAATCTTAATGACAAAACCCAGAGGATTGATGTGTATGAGGTTAATGAAACCTCAATGAAGTTTAAGATTCCAAATCAAGCTGATCGGAACAGAATACTGAGAAGAGGGATGTGAAACCTAGCTGGGATTCCTGTGGTTCTGACGAAATGGTCACCGGTGACAGAGAAGGAGAAGCCTCTAGTGCAGTCGATTCCGATGTGGGTACATATTAAAAACGTTCCTCTCAACATGATTTTGTGGCAAGGGTTGAGTTTTGTGACGAGTCCTATTGGCAGCCCAGTCAGATTACACCCAGAGACAGCTCAATGCTTGAAGCTTGATGTAGCAAAGATTTTTGTTAATGTAGACTTGACAAGAGATCTGCCAATGAAGATGAACTTCAACATTGAGGGAAAGGAAGTGTTGATTGAGTACACCTATCCGAAGCTTCCAATGAAATGTTCTATCTGCGATTTGTGGGGTCACTCAATAAAAACCTGTAAGAATGGTAAGGAAATTCAGATAGAGAAGCAACAAGAAAGTTTGGAGGAAGTGGAAATAGTGGATAAGCAGAAGGAGATAATGAATGGTATTGACATGGTGCAAGAGTCTCCTTCAGAGGAAGTTACTGGAGGGTTGGAAGTGAATAAGAAAGTTGGTAACTCAAAGGAAGGAAGTAAAAGTATGATAAAGGTGGATGATAAGAAAGTTGAGGAAGCGGTGGAGAAGAGAAATGAATGGTCAGAAGTTACTCCAGGAAAGGCTAGCCGCTCTCCTGGTCGAAGGAAATTGGAGTTTGGGTCGGTAACCTTACTTACCAACTTTAGATTCTCTGTTTTGATGCCATTTGTTGAGCAAGAGGAGGAGGCACTTGAGCAACAAGATATAGAGGAGCAGTCTGAAGAGCAATCTGAGGAAGATATCTTAAAGGAAACTGATGAAGAGATTCCTCGTCGAATACTGCCTAGAGTATCAAAACTCAATCATCGGTACCTCAAGGTAAAGACAAGTCAGAAAGCTATGGAAGCAGATCCAAGCTATCTGAATAAAAAGAAGCCCCGACGCCAATAATATGTCTGGCTTTTACTGAAATATTAGAGGTTTCAATCAATTTTCGAAGCACAAGGTGGTTAAGGAATGGGTGAGGAAGTGTGGGTTTCAATTTGGATGTTTAATAGAGACGAGGGTAAAGGAAAACAAAGCGAAGAAGATATTGGAGAAAGTGTTTCCAGGGTGGTCTTATATAACGAATTATGATCATCACTGGTTAGGAAAAAATTTGGATTACGTGGAGTCCGGGGGTGAGAGCCACTCCATGTTTTAAGAGCACTCAGCTAGTTACATGTTTGGTGTTGTTGGAGGGAATGGAGGATGAGTTTTATTGTTCTTTTGTGTATGGGTTGAACTTGGCGGAAGAAAGAAAGGAGCTATGGAGCGATCTTATGGCTCATCAAGATTCTCCCATCATTAAGAAGTCTCCGTGGATTGTTTTGGGGGATTTCAATGAGATCCTAAGTGGGTTAGAGCATTCGGTAGAGGATTCTGGTCATGATTCTCAGGGGATGAGAGAGTTTCAGGACACGGTGAAGTACTGCTCTCTTCTAGACATGTCTTATCAAGGGCCTCGCTTTACCTGGTGCAATAAGAGGGAGAATGGAATTATCTGTAAGAAGCTGGATCGAACGCTAATGAATGATGAATGGTTGCGAAAGTTTCCTCAATCTTATTGTGTTTTCGAGGCGGGAGGGTGTTCTGATCACCAGAGATGCAGGGTTGTTTTCAAGACTGTACTACTGAAGCCAAAAAAGCCTTTTAAATTTGTGAATGCTCTTGTGGAAATGCCAGAGTTCCTTTCTCAAGTTAAGGGGGTTTTGGGATGACACGGAGCCTTTATTCAATTCCACCTCGGCGTTGTTCAGATTGTCTAAGAAGTTGAAGGCTCCAAAGCCAGTCTTGAAAAGCTTAAGTAGAGAGAAGGTTGGCGAGATAATAAGGAAGACGAGGGAAGCGTGTAAGACTCTTTGTGATGCTCAATCTAAGACGTTGGAAACTCCTAATAAGATGAATATTCATGATGAAGCTGTGGCTTATAGAAGATGGGTTTTTCTGTCGGCACTGGAGGAAAAGGTACTAAGTCAGAGAGCTAAGGTGCACTGGTTGAATGTGGGGGATGGGAATAATAAGAGCTTTCATAGAGCGGCTACAGTAAGGGAGGTTTGAAATTCTATCAGAGAGATTAAAAGGGTGGATGGTACAATTGCTGATAATCAAGAAGATATCAAGCAGAAGGcagtaaattgtttttttacattcctaaatcatgttcctgaGGATTTTAGAGAGGTCAGAGTGGAGGAGTTAAATGGTCTTCTAAACTATGAGTGTATTGAGGAAGATAGGAATATGCTTATGAGAAGGGTAACTGAAGAGGAAGTGAGAAAGGTTGTTTTTTCAATGGATGCAGACAAATCTCCGGGTCCGGATGGTTACACAAGCGAGTTCTTTAAAGCTTCTTGGGGTATCACAGGATCGGATTTTGTGATTGCAGTCCAAGCTTTCTTCGATACAGGATTCCAAAGAAGAATGATGCAGTATCTATGAAAGACTACCGTCCTATCTCATGCTGTAACGTGATCTACAAAGTAATCTCCAAGCTTCTAGCCAACAGGATGAAAGGTCTGCTTCCGCTTTTCATCTCTTTGAACCAGTCTGCGTTCGTTAAAGATCGTTTGCTTATGGAAAATGTTCTCTTAGCTTCAGAATTGGTGAAGAATTATCATAATGACTCGGTCACAGAGAGATGTGCAATGAAGATCGATGTTTCCAAAGCTTTTGACTCTGTTCAATGGTCTTTTCTGTTGAAGGTTTTGGCTGCATTGAACTTCCCGGAGAAATTTATTACTTGGATTAAGAAATGCATTGAATTAGCCTCTTTCTCAGTGCAGATAAATGGAGAGTTAGCGGGGTATTTTAACAGCAAGAGAGGATTACGCCAAGGCTGTGCTTTATCACCCTATCTCTTCATTGTTTGTATGCAAGTTCTCTCCAAGCTCTTTGATAAAGCTGCAGTAGAGAAGAAAATTGGCTATCACCCTTACTGCAAGGATATAAATCTGACGCATATTTGTTTTGCTGATGATGTTTTGGTGTTTTCAGACGGGAAGAAGACTTCTATTAAGGGTATATTAGCAGTCTTTCAAGAGTTTTCAAGGGTTTCTGGTCTGAACATTAGCTTGGAAAAATCAACTCTCTATTTGGCTGGAGTACAAGCAGAAGATAGTGAAGCTATAATGGAGCAATTCCCCTTTGATTCTGGGTTTTTACCGGTGAGATATTTGGGGCTTCCTTTACTCACGAAAAGAATGAATGCCCAAGACTATAGCCCGCTCTTATCGCGAATTAGAAGCCGCATTTCCTCCTGGACGACTAGACAATTATCATTTGCGGGTATGCTTCAATTGGTTGGGTCTGTTCTTTACAGTATCACCAACTGTTGGATGTCTGCCTATAGATTACCAAGCTCTTGTATAAAAGAAATCAATAGCCTCTGTTCAGCTTTTCTTTGGTCAGGACCAGCTTTGTCAACTCATAAAGCGAAGATTGGGTGGACGGATGTTTGTAAACCAAAGAATGAGGGTGGTTTGGGTTTAAAGAACTTATCTGATGCTAATCGAGTGGCCTGTTATAAGCTCATCTGGaggattttctcaaaaaaaaaactcactatGGGTTCATTGGATTTGGAAGTACCTTATTAGGAAAGGGTCATATTGGAGTGTGAATAAAAAAAGCTCTCTAGGCTCTTGGATGTGGAAGAAGCTTTTGAAGTTAAGGCCTTTGGCTAGGCAATTGTCGAGAAAGGTGATAAACAGTGGCTCAGGAACTTCTTTCTGGTTTGATTGTTGGTCACAGGCTGGGCGACTAATAGAGCTAACAGGGGAAAGATGGCCTATGGATCTTGGCATTCCCATAAATAGCTCAGTGGAGAGTGCTATTCAGCTCTATAGAGCTAAACGACATAGAGCCCCAGTTCTTCAATTGATTGATAAGGAAGTTATGAGGCTAAGGAATAAAGGTCTTAATAACCAGGAAGATCTAAGCCTTTGGAGGAGGGAGAATGGTGATTTCAAGGAGGATTTCTCAACTGCACAAACCTGGAATATCATCAGAACCCAAGCTCCAAAGGTTCCTTGGTTCAAAGGAGTTTGGTTCTCTGGTGCAACTCCTCGGCTTTCTTTCATGGTATGGATTGCTATACATGACAGATTGGCTACTGACGATCGGATAAGTAGATGGAATCCTCAGGCCATTGTTCATTGTTGGCTATGCCAAGGCCACTTTGAGAATAGAgatcatttgttttttgaatgtgGCTATTCAAAGGAGGTGTGGTGTGAACTTGTTAAGAATCTAGCAGGAAGCAGAAGGATTTATGAATGGTTAAGTGTGACCCGTGAAGTAGTGAGAGGGCTTCGGGGGAAGATGGAGACATTTCTTTATCGCTATTGTTTTCAGCTTgctgtctctgcgatttggagAGAGCGAAATGTAAGAAGAGTGGGGGAGAGCATGCTCAGACGGCAGCTTGTCTCACAGCCCGCCTGGATAGGATGGTAAGGAACAGAGTTACTTCGTTGAGAAGGAAGAATGGAGGGAAGTATGAGAGAGCAATGGATGTTTGGTTTGGTAGATACCATTAGAGCACTTATGTAAAGTTTAATGTATCTTGCTTTGTTCATAGAGGAGGCAGTGTTTCTACTgtaacaatgtttttttttattgaaataaatttaaaattctttcaaaattaaaaaaagtaattagAATGTGGGAATCctcctatacattaaaagagaagtcactttagtgatttatGTTGACAAGGCATTAATATAGAGCTTCtcagaaaaattgttataattctattggtcgatatttttgaattttattttttatttattttaatcaatcgcttatgtagacaagcccaaaactattgtcgatttcgttaagcccatatatagctaggggataataattatcgatttagtttagccttgggcaagatttagaactaagacaaatattaaaaactttccttattattcaaacagtaaacttgcgcatgttgatatcatattaattacatttgcttagaaaatattttaatgtttctaattagtaggggtgggcgttcgggtacccgttcgggttcggatcgggtattttggattttcgagtatttcggtatagaggtgtagaacctgttcgggtatttctgtacttcgggtcgggttcgggtatttttagttcggattcggttatttcagatcgggttcggatatttagattttgaaaaaaaaatattaaaattttcatttctcaagtttcttatatttaaaaatataactttcacttaactaatttttttatttttaatagattgaatggttaatagaattggacataaaaattaaaaactaaaaagacattaatttagttattttttaaaaaaaaatttggatgtaactttttgttaattttttaaataaaaaacttgacatgcattttcggatcgggttcgggtgccacttcggatatcgggtaaagtgtccacccctactaattaggttgtttgtttttaataacttacctttctaatatggattacttgtgtaagttgaaatcattaaatatgcaaataacttattgacaaaatttgtttttaataacttacatttctaatatagattacttgcgcaagttgaaatcattaaatatgcaaatcacttattcacaatatggattacttgcgcaagttgaaatcattaaatattattgatttagtttacccttgggcaagatttagaattaagttatttgttaaaaactttccttattgttcaaacggtaaacttgcgcatgttgatatcatatttattacattgcttacaaaatattttaatgtttctaattaagttgtttgtttttaataatttacctttctaatatggattacttgcgcaagttaaaatcatatcatatgcaaatcattttttgacaatacacatttaatatctttctttaaacgattttattatttattgtgcaaaatattgtgcgtcattaatatgagaaataaatcgactgtatatatataggagactcccaaggtcttaaaatacaaacattctcttttcattctttaaagtattattcacaaatctctcctctcatactattaaggtattacgacGATGCTGTttgtgtgctaagaaaaatgtgtttagacgcaaaggctCCTCATCTTTCATCGACTCTGTCACCCTTTTTGCCttggaagttcaataaacatgtACAGCCTAATAAAGGACTAACCCGCCAAGGCAATGGGAACTCAGAAGAGCTACGTTGTGTCATTGCTGTTATTCGACAGTATGTTTTCTTAGCATATAAATCACATTTATCTCCTCTATACTTCTATctgttaaaattttgttattacatGACAGTGGCGATCGAACTCCAAAACAGAAGGTGAACCTAAATGTTACAGAGGAGAAACTGTTAAACCTGATGCTGAAGTACAATGGTGAAAAG
The sequence above is drawn from the Brassica napus cultivar Da-Ae chromosome A8, Da-Ae, whole genome shotgun sequence genome and encodes:
- the LOC125576889 gene encoding uncharacterized protein LOC125576889, with the protein product MKDYRPISCCNVIYKVISKLLANRMKGLLPLFISLNQSAFVKDRLLMENVLLASELVKNYHNDSVTERCAMKIDVSKAFDSVQWSFLLKVLAALNFPEKFITWIKKCIELASFSVQINGELAGYFNSKRGLRQGCALSPYLFIVCMQVLSKLFDKAAVEKKIGYHPYCKDINLTHICFADDVLVFSDGKKTSIKGILAVFQEFSRVSGLNISLEKSTLYLAGVQAEDSEAIMEQFPFDSGFLPAGRLIELTGERWPMDLGIPINSSVESAIQLYRAKRHRAPVLQLIDKEVMRLRNKGLNNQEDLSLWRRENGDFKEDFSTAQTWNIIRTQAPKVPWFKGVWFSGATPRLSFMVWIAIHDRLATDDRISRWNPQAIVHCWLCQGHFENRDHLFFECGYSKEVWCELVKNLAGSRRIYEWLSVTREVVRGLRGKMETFLYRYCFQLAVSAIWRERNVRRVGESMLRRQLVSQPAWIGW
- the LOC106429332 gene encoding uncharacterized protein LOC106429332 — its product is MVTGDREGEASSAVDSDVGLSFVTSPIGSPVRLHPETAQCLKLDVAKIFVNVDLTRDLPMKMNFNIEGKEVLIEYTYPKLPMKCSICDLWGHSIKTCKNGKEIQIEKQQESLEEVEIVDKQKEIMNGIDMVQESPSEEVTGGLEVNKKVGNSKEGSKSMIKVDDKKVEEAVEKRNEWSEVTPGKASRSPGRRKLEFGSVTLLTNFRFSVLMPFVEQEEEALEQQDIEEQSEEQSEEDILKETDEEIPRRILPRVSKLNHRYLKGMEDEFYCSFVYGLNLAEERKELWSDLMAHQDSPIIKKSPWIVLGDFNEILSGLEHSVEDSGHDSQGMREFQDTVKYCSLLDMSYQGPRFTWCNKRENGIICKKLDRTLMNDEWLRKFPQSYCVFEAGGCSDHQRCRVVFKTSSFLKLRGFWDDTEPLFNSTSALFRLSKKLKAPKPVLKSLSREKVGEIIRKTREACKTLCDAQSKTLETPNKMNIHDEAVAYRRWVFLSALEEKVLSQRAKVHWLNVGDGNNKSFHRAATVREDFREVRVEELNGLLNYECIEEDRNMLMRRVTEEEVRKVVFSMDADKSPGPDGYTSEFFKASWGITGSDFVIAVQAFFDTGFQRRMMQYL